From a single Cytophagales bacterium WSM2-2 genomic region:
- the tldD_3 gene encoding TldD protein has product MAVLSKDEAEQILKKVIGFSKADGIQATLNGNDGGNIRYARNSVSTSGEDSNVNLGVQSYFGKKAGTATINEFDDASLEKVVRRSEELAQLAPENPEFMEPLPQQTYGGESKTWSETTAKITPEYRAKVASDSISPASTKDVTAAGFLEDSRNFNALANSKGLFAYNKATGVNFTVTMRTNDGTGSGWAAGTATDVSKINPSLASKIAIDKALNSRNAKALEPGKYTVVLESSASADLVRLMLNMNARQADEGRSFYSKKGGGTKIGEKIVDERVNIYTDPWHEDVPASPWVGDGQARKKMDLIKGGVVSNLFYDRYWAAQKNVAPVPFGGNSIMEGGTASIEDMIKDTKKGVLVTRFWYIRPVDPQTLLFTGLTRDGTFYIENGKIKHPIKNFRFNESPIIMLNNLETLGKQERVVTSEGNPNGFIPSMKIRDFTFSSLSDAV; this is encoded by the coding sequence ATGGCAGTACTTTCAAAAGACGAAGCCGAACAAATCCTGAAGAAGGTAATCGGTTTCTCGAAAGCGGATGGAATCCAGGCCACTCTTAACGGAAATGACGGAGGCAATATTCGCTATGCGCGAAACAGTGTCTCTACCTCCGGTGAAGACAGCAATGTAAACCTGGGTGTCCAGTCATATTTCGGAAAAAAGGCCGGTACAGCAACCATCAACGAGTTTGACGATGCTTCCCTTGAAAAAGTGGTAAGACGCTCAGAAGAGTTGGCTCAGCTCGCCCCGGAAAATCCTGAATTCATGGAGCCGCTTCCTCAGCAAACTTATGGAGGTGAATCCAAAACGTGGTCTGAGACAACGGCCAAGATCACACCCGAATACAGAGCAAAAGTTGCATCTGACAGTATCAGCCCAGCGTCTACTAAAGACGTTACCGCTGCAGGTTTTCTCGAAGACAGCCGCAATTTTAATGCCTTGGCCAACAGTAAAGGTCTGTTCGCTTACAACAAAGCAACAGGTGTAAACTTCACCGTGACCATGCGCACAAACGATGGCACCGGTTCAGGCTGGGCCGCGGGAACAGCAACGGATGTGAGTAAAATAAATCCATCACTGGCATCGAAGATTGCCATCGATAAAGCGCTGAATTCGAGAAATGCAAAAGCGCTTGAGCCCGGAAAATATACTGTGGTCCTGGAATCGTCTGCGTCTGCCGACCTGGTCCGCCTGATGTTGAACATGAACGCGCGTCAGGCAGATGAAGGCAGAAGCTTTTACTCAAAGAAAGGCGGTGGAACCAAGATTGGAGAAAAGATTGTGGACGAGCGTGTGAATATCTACACAGATCCATGGCACGAGGATGTTCCCGCCTCACCATGGGTCGGTGATGGTCAGGCGCGCAAGAAAATGGACCTGATCAAAGGAGGAGTAGTCTCCAATCTGTTCTATGATCGCTACTGGGCGGCACAAAAGAATGTTGCACCAGTTCCGTTCGGAGGAAATTCAATCATGGAAGGCGGTACTGCTTCAATCGAAGATATGATCAAGGACACGAAAAAAGGAGTGCTCGTTACACGCTTCTGGTACATACGTCCTGTTGATCCTCAAACCCTCCTGTTTACAGGATTGACACGCGATGGAACTTTCTACATCGAAAACGGAAAGATCAAACACCCGATCAAAAACTTCCGCTTCAATGAGAGCCCGATCATCATGCTGAATAACCTTGAAACGTTGGGCAAGCAAGAGCGTGTAGTAACAAGTGAAGGTAATCCAAACGGCTTCATCCCATCGATGAAGATTCGTGACTTTACTTTCTCGAGCTTATCGGATGCTGTTTAA
- the tldD_4 gene encoding TldD protein, producing MKRREFIQLTGLGAAGAMMLPLSSHANPVEVSLMLTPILDIQQKKQLADVALNAAKSMGATYTDVRIGRYLNQFVVTREKKVQNIVNTESFGAGIRVIVNGTWGFAASNNVTPDGIKKTAERAVAIAKANSKFQKEPVKLAQTPSYGEVSWKTPIVKNAFEVPIKEKVDLLLAANAKAMEKGANFVNSQIFLVNEQKYFASSEGSYIDQDVHRILPGINVSVVDRNSGQFKSRPAFSSPVGMGYEYLDGKAEDKIKSPGGIILYNKSYDLIEDAGMAAEQVKQMISAKSVEPGKYDLVLEPSHLWLTIHESVGHPTELDRVLGYEANFAGTSFLTMDKWETKKFNFGSKLVNVVADKTQVGSLGAVGYDDEGVKCKKWDLIKDGVLVNYQAIRDQVNIIGQKESHGCCYSQSWSDVQFQRMANVSLQAGKEQVTPEQMVAGVEKGIYIVKDGSFSIDQQRYNFQFGGVLFFEIKNGKIEGMLKDVAYQANTQEFWNSCAQICDERDYRLGGAFNDGKGQPSQSNAVSHGSATARFNGINVINTGRTI from the coding sequence ATGAAAAGACGAGAATTTATTCAACTAACCGGCCTGGGTGCTGCAGGCGCGATGATGCTCCCCTTGTCATCGCATGCCAACCCCGTGGAGGTGTCTCTGATGCTGACGCCCATTTTGGACATCCAGCAGAAGAAGCAGTTGGCTGATGTTGCCCTTAACGCGGCCAAGTCGATGGGAGCAACTTACACTGACGTTCGCATTGGCCGTTACCTTAACCAGTTTGTGGTCACCCGCGAAAAGAAAGTGCAGAACATCGTCAATACAGAATCGTTCGGTGCCGGCATTCGCGTAATCGTGAATGGAACATGGGGCTTTGCCGCTAGCAACAATGTAACTCCTGACGGAATCAAGAAGACAGCCGAGCGCGCAGTAGCGATCGCGAAAGCTAATTCTAAATTCCAGAAAGAACCGGTGAAACTGGCTCAGACTCCTTCGTATGGTGAGGTAAGCTGGAAAACACCGATCGTGAAAAACGCATTCGAAGTTCCGATCAAAGAAAAAGTTGATCTTTTGCTTGCCGCGAATGCGAAGGCAATGGAAAAAGGAGCCAACTTCGTCAACAGTCAGATATTTCTGGTGAACGAGCAAAAATATTTTGCTTCATCCGAAGGTTCTTACATCGACCAGGATGTTCACCGTATTTTACCAGGAATCAATGTGAGTGTGGTTGACCGTAACTCAGGTCAGTTCAAGAGCAGACCTGCATTCAGTTCTCCTGTCGGAATGGGCTATGAGTACCTCGATGGAAAAGCCGAAGATAAAATCAAATCACCAGGCGGAATCATCCTCTACAACAAATCATATGACTTGATTGAAGATGCAGGCATGGCAGCTGAGCAAGTGAAACAAATGATCTCTGCTAAGTCCGTTGAGCCCGGCAAGTATGACTTAGTGTTGGAGCCTTCTCACTTGTGGTTGACAATACATGAGTCTGTTGGTCACCCGACCGAACTTGACCGTGTTCTCGGCTACGAAGCAAACTTCGCAGGAACCAGCTTCCTCACAATGGATAAGTGGGAAACTAAAAAATTCAATTTCGGAAGTAAGCTCGTCAATGTCGTAGCTGACAAAACACAGGTTGGATCACTCGGTGCTGTGGGCTACGATGATGAAGGCGTGAAGTGCAAGAAATGGGATTTGATCAAAGACGGAGTTTTGGTGAACTACCAGGCTATCCGCGACCAGGTCAATATTATTGGTCAGAAAGAGTCGCATGGATGCTGCTATTCACAGAGCTGGTCAGATGTTCAATTCCAGCGCATGGCCAACGTTTCGTTGCAGGCTGGCAAAGAGCAAGTAACTCCTGAACAAATGGTAGCAGGCGTAGAGAAAGGAATTTACATCGTGAAAGATGGCTCATTCTCTATCGACCAACAGCGCTACAATTTCCAGTTTGGCGGAGTTCTTTTCTTCGAGATCAAAAACGGAAAGATTGAAGGCATGCTGAAGGATGTGGCTTACCAGGCCAACACACAGGAGTTCTGGAATTCGTGCGCACAGATTTGTGACGAGCGTGACTACAGACTTGGTGGCGCCTTCAACGATGGTAAAGGTCAACCAAGCCAATCAAATGCGGTTTCTCACGGATCAGCAACCGCCCGCTTCAACGGAATCAATGTGATCAATACAGGTAGAACAATTTAA